In Streptomyces qaidamensis, one DNA window encodes the following:
- a CDS encoding asparaginase, with product MFSSSLADAPLVREPVHAPVAHLVRGGIVEGIHYGSVVVLDADGGVALQIGDIEAAFYPRSAIKPVQAVAMARAGLPLDGELLSLTAASHSGEERHLAGARRILDLAGLTEDHLRNVTDMPFDPVVRDAWVREGRLPSRLAQNCSGKHAAMLYTCMLNGWPLEDYLDPGHPLQQAIAEIVEDLTGQRIARVTVDGCGAPLFSISLHGLARATARIVTAAPGTPEARVADAMREHAEMASGSGRDVAALMRAVPGLLSKDGFEGVQVAALADGRTVAVKIADGANRARVPVIAAALARAGVDPELLTEFQGEALLGGGREVGRVRPVRSLEPVAGAARA from the coding sequence ATGTTCAGCAGTTCCCTCGCGGACGCACCCCTTGTCCGTGAACCCGTCCACGCCCCCGTCGCCCACCTCGTCCGCGGCGGAATCGTCGAAGGCATCCACTACGGCTCCGTCGTCGTCCTCGACGCCGACGGAGGGGTCGCGCTCCAGATCGGAGACATCGAGGCCGCCTTCTACCCCCGTTCCGCGATCAAGCCCGTCCAGGCCGTCGCCATGGCCCGGGCCGGGCTGCCGCTCGACGGCGAGCTCCTGTCCCTGACGGCGGCCAGCCACTCCGGAGAGGAACGCCACCTCGCCGGTGCCCGGCGCATCCTCGACCTCGCCGGGCTCACCGAGGACCATCTGCGCAACGTCACGGACATGCCGTTCGACCCGGTCGTCCGGGACGCCTGGGTGCGCGAGGGCCGGCTGCCCTCGCGGCTCGCGCAGAACTGCTCCGGCAAGCACGCCGCCATGCTCTACACCTGCATGCTCAACGGCTGGCCCCTGGAGGACTACCTCGACCCCGGCCACCCGCTCCAGCAGGCCATCGCCGAGATCGTCGAGGACCTCACCGGGCAGCGCATCGCCCGGGTCACCGTCGACGGCTGCGGCGCACCCCTGTTCTCCATCTCCCTGCACGGCCTCGCCCGCGCCACCGCCCGGATCGTCACGGCCGCCCCGGGTACGCCCGAGGCGCGGGTCGCCGACGCGATGCGCGAGCACGCGGAGATGGCCTCCGGCTCCGGGCGGGACGTCGCCGCGCTGATGCGGGCCGTGCCGGGGCTGTTGTCCAAGGACGGCTTCGAGGGCGTACAGGTCGCCGCGCTGGCCGATGGGCGGACCGTTGCGGTGAAGATCGCGGACGGTGCGAACCGGGCGCGTGTGCCGGTGATCGCCGCCGCGCTGGCCCGGGCCGGTGTCGACCCGGAGCTGCTCACCGAGTTCCAGGGCGAGGCGTTGCTCGGAGGCGGGCGGGAGGTCGGGCGGGTCCGGCCCGTTCGCTCGCTGGAGCCGGTCGCCGGTGCGGCCCGCGCCTGA
- the mptB gene encoding polyprenol phosphomannose-dependent alpha 1,6 mannosyltransferase MptB — protein MAFPVDLRRCQVLGLAGTACLALGGETAGALPVADLLHPASARAALGLVGVYFGVVLLIAAWLLLGRLVRGPRPPAPRALLLVLAVWAAPLLIAPPLFSRDVYSYLAQGAMVEAHMDVYAHGPSRLGGPLADEVAPLWRHTGAPYGPVFLAVAAALSGLTRGELPAGLLGMRLVALAGVALMAAALPRLARHSGADPSAALWLGALNPLVLLHLVAGAHNDAVMLGLLGIGLVAALGRWPVLGAVLVTLAALVKAPAVLGLAAVVVLQVRAGRSPVQALVQTAVAAAATTVAATAVAGTGYGWVGALNTPASPQNWALTTLLGRATRALLEHLGSGLAPLAVPAWHALGIATAVTAIVLIWLRLRPRPVYALGLSLAAVAALGPAIRPWYALWGLFLIAAAAPSTSVRHRTAAVTGVLALCVLPSGGPADMGQLVLAVSGGALAVVVLWQARQAELAPAPGSAA, from the coding sequence ATGGCTTTCCCCGTCGATCTCCGCCGCTGCCAGGTACTCGGCCTGGCCGGTACCGCCTGCCTCGCCCTGGGCGGTGAGACGGCCGGCGCCCTGCCCGTGGCGGACCTTCTCCACCCGGCATCCGCCCGCGCCGCCCTCGGCCTGGTCGGCGTGTACTTCGGCGTCGTCCTGCTGATCGCGGCCTGGCTGCTGCTGGGCCGGCTGGTCCGCGGGCCGAGACCACCCGCTCCCCGCGCCCTGCTGCTCGTCCTCGCCGTCTGGGCGGCCCCGCTGCTGATCGCCCCGCCGCTGTTCAGCCGCGACGTCTACAGCTACCTCGCACAGGGGGCGATGGTCGAGGCGCACATGGACGTGTACGCGCACGGGCCGTCCCGGCTCGGCGGCCCGCTCGCCGACGAGGTCGCACCCCTCTGGCGGCACACCGGCGCCCCGTACGGCCCGGTGTTCCTCGCCGTCGCGGCGGCCCTGTCCGGTCTGACCCGCGGTGAACTGCCCGCCGGACTGTTGGGGATGCGGCTCGTCGCCCTCGCCGGCGTGGCCCTGATGGCGGCCGCACTGCCCCGCCTCGCCCGCCACAGCGGCGCCGACCCGTCCGCCGCGCTGTGGCTCGGCGCCCTCAACCCGCTGGTGCTGCTGCACCTGGTCGCGGGCGCCCACAACGACGCCGTCATGCTCGGCCTGCTCGGCATCGGCCTGGTGGCGGCGCTCGGCCGGTGGCCGGTCCTCGGCGCCGTCCTCGTCACCCTCGCCGCCCTGGTCAAGGCGCCCGCCGTGCTCGGCCTCGCCGCCGTCGTCGTCCTCCAGGTCCGCGCGGGCCGCAGCCCGGTGCAGGCCCTGGTGCAGACCGCCGTCGCAGCCGCCGCGACCACCGTCGCCGCGACGGCCGTGGCCGGCACCGGATATGGCTGGGTCGGCGCCCTGAACACCCCCGCCTCACCCCAGAACTGGGCCCTGACCACCCTCCTGGGGCGCGCCACCCGCGCCCTGCTGGAGCACCTCGGCAGCGGTCTCGCACCACTGGCGGTCCCCGCCTGGCACGCCCTGGGCATCGCGACCGCGGTGACCGCGATCGTGCTGATCTGGCTGCGGCTGCGCCCCCGGCCGGTGTACGCGCTCGGCCTGTCCCTTGCGGCGGTGGCCGCGCTCGGCCCGGCGATCCGCCCCTGGTACGCCCTGTGGGGTCTGTTCCTCATCGCCGCCGCCGCACCCAGTACGTCCGTACGCCACCGCACGGCGGCGGTGACCGGCGTCCTCGCGCTGTGCGTCCTGCCCAGCGGCGGCCCCGCGGACATGGGACAACTCGTGCTGGCCGTCTCCGGCGGCGCACTCGCGGTCGTCGTGCTGTGGCAGGCCCGCCAGGCCGAACTCGCCCCGGCGCCGGGAAGCGCCGCATGA
- a CDS encoding ArsR/SmtB family transcription factor, which yields MLRTPTDETRLRILAWLKEPPAAADGVTADAVAERFSLPRPVAVTHLRLLEATGMLRTSRSAGRVRYHRDDVRIAEVARMFEKGW from the coding sequence ATGCTGAGGACTCCCACGGACGAGACGCGGCTCCGCATCCTGGCCTGGCTGAAGGAACCCCCGGCCGCGGCGGACGGTGTCACCGCGGACGCCGTCGCCGAGCGGTTCTCGCTGCCACGCCCGGTCGCCGTCACCCATCTCCGGCTGCTGGAGGCCACCGGCATGCTGCGCACCAGCAGGTCCGCGGGCCGCGTGCGCTACCACCGCGACGACGTGCGGATCGCGGAGGTCGCCCGGATGTTTGAGAAGGGCTGGTAG
- a CDS encoding amino acid permease, translating into MSEQSLHDDVQKRSGHVDAGDAGYSKSLKSRHVNMIAIGGAIGTGLFLGAGGRLAEAGPSLFIAYAVCGLFAFLVVRALGELVLYRPSSGAFVSYAREFMGEKGAYTAGWMYFLNWATTGIADITAVATYTHYWGMFSDIPQWVIALIALAVVLTVNLISVKIFGELEFWFAIVKVGALVVFMCIGIFLLVTQHPVDGHTPGPSLIGDSGGLFPHGLLPMLLIIQGVVFAYASVELVGVAAGETENPEKIMPKAINSIMWRVGVFYVGSVVLLSMLLPWNKYTAGESPFVTVLSNIGIPAAGGVMNLVVLTAAMSSLNSGLYSTGRILRSMAMAGSAPQFTSVMSRSQVPYGGILLTSGICVLGVGLNFVVPAEAFEIVLNFAAIGILATWGMIMICHLLFWQKTQRGELTRPGYRLPGSPWTEIVTLAFLASVLVLMYADGGAGRTTVLCLPLIVGALVAGWFAIRGRIARKSTTGAGA; encoded by the coding sequence GTGAGCGAGCAGTCCCTGCACGACGATGTGCAGAAACGTTCCGGCCATGTCGACGCGGGAGACGCGGGCTACAGCAAGTCCCTGAAGTCCCGGCACGTCAACATGATCGCCATCGGCGGAGCCATCGGCACCGGCCTCTTCCTCGGCGCCGGCGGCCGCCTCGCCGAAGCCGGCCCCTCCCTCTTCATCGCCTACGCGGTCTGCGGCCTCTTCGCCTTCCTCGTCGTGCGCGCTCTCGGCGAACTGGTGCTGTACCGGCCCTCCTCCGGTGCCTTCGTCTCCTACGCCCGTGAGTTCATGGGGGAGAAGGGCGCCTACACCGCCGGCTGGATGTACTTCCTCAACTGGGCGACCACCGGCATCGCCGACATCACCGCCGTCGCCACCTACACCCACTACTGGGGCATGTTCTCCGACATCCCGCAGTGGGTCATCGCACTGATCGCGCTGGCCGTGGTGCTCACCGTGAACCTGATCTCGGTGAAGATCTTCGGCGAGCTGGAGTTCTGGTTCGCGATCGTCAAGGTCGGTGCGCTCGTCGTCTTCATGTGCATCGGCATCTTCCTGCTGGTCACCCAGCACCCCGTCGACGGCCACACCCCCGGCCCGTCCCTGATCGGCGACAGCGGCGGCCTCTTCCCGCACGGCCTGCTGCCCATGCTGCTGATCATCCAGGGCGTCGTCTTCGCCTACGCCTCCGTCGAACTGGTCGGTGTCGCGGCCGGGGAGACCGAGAACCCCGAGAAGATCATGCCGAAGGCGATCAACTCGATCATGTGGCGCGTCGGCGTCTTCTACGTCGGCTCGGTCGTGCTGCTGTCGATGCTGCTGCCCTGGAACAAGTACACCGCCGGTGAGAGCCCCTTCGTGACGGTGCTGTCCAACATCGGCATTCCGGCGGCCGGCGGCGTGATGAACCTCGTCGTCCTGACCGCCGCCATGTCCTCCCTCAACTCCGGCCTGTACTCCACCGGCCGCATCCTGCGTTCCATGGCCATGGCCGGATCAGCGCCGCAGTTCACCTCCGTGATGAGCCGCAGCCAGGTCCCCTACGGCGGCATCCTGCTCACCAGCGGCATCTGCGTGCTCGGCGTCGGCCTCAACTTCGTCGTGCCCGCCGAGGCGTTCGAGATCGTGCTGAACTTCGCCGCGATCGGCATCCTCGCCACCTGGGGCATGATCATGATCTGTCACCTCCTCTTCTGGCAGAAGACCCAGAGGGGCGAGCTGACCCGCCCGGGCTACCGGCTCCCGGGCTCCCCCTGGACCGAGATCGTGACGCTGGCGTTCCTCGCCTCCGTCCTGGTCCTCATGTACGCCGACGGCGGCGCGGGACGCACCACCGTGCTGTGCCTGCCGCTGATCGTCGGGGCACTGGTCGCCGGATGGTTCGCCATCCGGGGCCGTATCGCGCGCAAGTCCACCACCGGAGCCGGCGCGTGA
- the crcB gene encoding fluoride efflux transporter CrcB — translation MTAPEESLRRPVRRPPSWRAQAPVVAVVSIGGAVGATARYAASLWWTTPLKGFPWTTLWVNIAGCAVIGVFMVVITEIRPAHPLLRPFFGTGVLGGFTTFSTYAVDIRRLIDGGQAGTGLAYLAATPLAALTAVWLAAGTTRRVLKGRQP, via the coding sequence ATGACAGCCCCCGAAGAGAGTCTCCGCCGTCCGGTCCGGCGTCCGCCCTCCTGGCGCGCCCAGGCGCCCGTCGTCGCGGTCGTGTCGATCGGGGGAGCGGTGGGCGCGACCGCCCGCTACGCGGCCTCCCTCTGGTGGACCACGCCCCTGAAGGGCTTCCCCTGGACGACCCTCTGGGTCAACATCGCCGGCTGCGCCGTGATCGGCGTGTTCATGGTGGTCATCACCGAGATCCGGCCCGCCCACCCCCTCCTCCGCCCCTTCTTCGGCACCGGCGTCCTGGGCGGCTTCACCACCTTCTCGACCTACGCCGTAGACATCCGCAGACTCATCGACGGCGGCCAGGCCGGAACCGGTCTGGCCTACCTCGCCGCGACCCCGCTCGCAGCGCTCACGGCGGTGTGGCTCGCGGCCGGGACGACCCGCCGCGTCCTGAAAGGGAGGCAGCCATGA
- the aspA gene encoding aspartate ammonia-lyase, whose amino-acid sequence MTAATRSEHDLLGDRDVPAEAYWGVHTLRATENFPITGMPISAYPHLIDALAAVKEAAALANEELGLLDPKKAAAIVEVCREIRDGKLHDQFVVDVVQGGAGTSTNMNANEVVANRALELLGHAKGEYRFLHPNEDVNLGQSTNDVYPTAVKIATVFAVRGLLDAMSVLQDAFAAKAVEFRDVLKMGRTQLQDAVPMTLGQEFSAYAVMLDEDRSRLAEAVQLIHEINLGATAIGTGLNAPAGYAESARRHLAAITGLPLVTAANLVEATQDCGAFVQMSGVLKRIAVKLSKSCNDLRLLSSGPRAGLGEINLPPVQAGSSIMPGKVNPVIPEVVNQVAFEVIGNDVTITMAAEAGQLQLNAFEPIILHSLSESITHLQSACLTLAERCVSGITANTQALRASVENSIGLVTALNPHIGYTAATDIAKEALATGRGVAELVLEKGLLPAETLAALLRPEVLAGSGHSPA is encoded by the coding sequence ATGACCGCCGCCACCCGCTCCGAGCACGATCTGCTCGGCGACCGTGACGTTCCCGCCGAGGCGTACTGGGGTGTGCACACCCTGCGGGCCACGGAGAACTTCCCCATCACGGGCATGCCCATCTCCGCCTACCCGCACCTGATCGACGCCCTCGCCGCCGTCAAGGAGGCCGCCGCCCTCGCCAACGAGGAACTCGGCCTGCTGGATCCGAAGAAGGCCGCCGCCATCGTCGAGGTCTGCCGTGAGATCCGCGACGGCAAGCTGCACGACCAGTTCGTCGTCGACGTCGTCCAGGGCGGCGCCGGCACCTCCACCAACATGAACGCCAACGAGGTCGTGGCGAACCGGGCGCTGGAACTGCTGGGTCACGCCAAGGGCGAGTACCGCTTCTTGCACCCCAACGAGGACGTCAACCTCGGCCAGTCCACCAACGACGTCTACCCGACCGCCGTCAAGATCGCGACGGTGTTCGCGGTGCGCGGGCTGCTCGACGCGATGTCCGTCCTCCAGGACGCGTTCGCGGCCAAGGCCGTCGAGTTCCGCGACGTGCTCAAGATGGGCCGCACCCAGTTGCAGGACGCGGTGCCCATGACGCTGGGCCAGGAGTTCTCGGCCTATGCCGTCATGCTGGACGAGGACCGGTCCCGCCTCGCCGAGGCCGTCCAGTTGATCCATGAGATCAACCTGGGCGCGACCGCGATCGGCACCGGCCTCAATGCCCCCGCCGGCTACGCCGAGTCGGCCCGCCGCCACCTCGCGGCCATCACCGGGCTCCCGCTGGTGACGGCGGCCAACCTGGTCGAGGCGACCCAGGACTGCGGGGCCTTCGTGCAGATGTCCGGCGTGCTCAAGCGCATCGCGGTCAAGCTCTCCAAGAGCTGCAACGACCTGCGGCTGCTGTCCTCCGGCCCGCGCGCCGGCCTCGGCGAGATCAACCTGCCGCCCGTGCAGGCCGGTTCGTCCATCATGCCCGGCAAGGTCAACCCGGTGATACCCGAGGTCGTCAACCAGGTCGCCTTCGAGGTCATCGGCAACGACGTCACCATCACCATGGCCGCCGAGGCCGGACAGCTCCAGCTCAACGCCTTCGAGCCGATCATCCTGCACTCCCTGTCGGAGTCCATCACGCATCTGCAGAGCGCGTGCCTGACCCTGGCCGAGCGCTGCGTGTCCGGCATCACCGCCAACACCCAGGCGCTGCGTGCGAGCGTGGAGAACTCCATCGGCCTGGTCACCGCCCTCAACCCGCACATCGGCTACACGGCCGCCACCGACATCGCCAAGGAGGCCCTCGCCACCGGCCGGGGCGTCGCCGAACTCGTCCTGGAGAAGGGCCTGCTCCCCGCCGAGACCCTCGCCGCACTGCTGCGCCCCGAGGTCCTGGCAGGCAGTGGCCACAGCCCGGCCTGA
- a CDS encoding DUF190 domain-containing protein, translating to MTRLTGSALRLTVLIGESDTWHHRPLYSEIVHRAHAAGLAGASVFRGIEGFGASSLIHTSRLLSLSEDLPIAVVIVDTAPRVRAFLPQLDDIVAEGLVSLEDCEVIRYAGRGDDPGTADTKGKRSL from the coding sequence ATGACGAGACTCACCGGCAGCGCGCTGCGCCTGACCGTCCTCATCGGCGAGAGCGACACCTGGCACCACAGGCCCCTCTACTCGGAGATCGTCCACCGGGCCCACGCGGCGGGCCTCGCGGGTGCCAGCGTCTTCCGCGGCATCGAGGGGTTCGGCGCGTCCTCCCTCATCCACACCTCCCGGCTGCTGTCCCTGAGCGAGGACCTGCCGATCGCGGTCGTGATCGTCGACACCGCGCCGCGCGTGCGCGCGTTCCTCCCGCAACTCGACGACATCGTCGCCGAGGGGCTCGTGAGCCTGGAGGACTGCGAGGTGATCCGGTACGCCGGACGAGGGGACGATCCCGGCACAGCGGACACCAAGGGTAAGAGGTCGTTGTGA
- the crcB gene encoding fluoride efflux transporter CrcB, which yields MNWLLVVCGAMVGAPLRYLTDRAVQARHDSVFPWGTLTVNVTGCLLLGLLAGAATHLQLLLGTGLCGALTTYSTFSYETLRLAETGARLQAALNAAVSVAGGLAAAFAGAALARM from the coding sequence GTGAACTGGCTGCTGGTCGTCTGCGGTGCGATGGTCGGCGCCCCGCTGCGCTATCTCACCGACCGGGCGGTCCAGGCCCGGCACGATTCCGTCTTCCCCTGGGGCACCTTGACGGTGAACGTGACCGGCTGCCTGCTCCTCGGCCTGCTCGCCGGAGCCGCCACCCACCTCCAGCTGCTGCTGGGCACCGGCCTGTGCGGGGCCCTGACGACGTACTCGACGTTCTCCTACGAGACGCTGCGGCTGGCGGAGACCGGGGCACGTCTCCAGGCCGCCCTCAACGCCGCGGTCAGTGTGGCGGGCGGTCTCGCCGCGGCCTTCGCGGGGGCGGCACTGGCGCGTATGTGA
- a CDS encoding undecaprenyl-diphosphate phosphatase, translated as MSVISVGQAVVLGAVEGVTEFLPVSSTGHLKIVEGLLGIPVDDTAVVGFSAVIQVGAIAAVLVYFYRDIVRIVSAWGRGLRDREERYHHDYKFAWWVICATIPIVVVGLAAKPLIEGPLASLWVVAGSLIAGSGVMWAADQMGRHKRGEDDTSFKDAMLVGSSQILALLFPGFSRSGATMSTALILDLDRVAATRLSFFLGIPALTGAGLYELKDALGTGVGAAPLAVGTVVSFVVAYASIAWLLKFVAKHSFNAFVIYRVVVGVLLFGLLGAGVLHS; from the coding sequence ATGAGCGTCATCAGCGTCGGTCAGGCCGTCGTCCTCGGAGCCGTCGAGGGGGTGACCGAGTTCCTGCCCGTCTCCTCGACCGGCCATCTGAAGATCGTCGAGGGACTGCTGGGCATCCCCGTCGACGACACGGCCGTGGTCGGGTTCTCGGCCGTCATCCAGGTGGGCGCGATCGCCGCGGTGCTCGTGTACTTCTACAGGGACATCGTGCGGATCGTCTCCGCCTGGGGGAGGGGCCTGCGCGACCGCGAGGAGCGGTACCACCACGACTACAAGTTCGCGTGGTGGGTCATCTGCGCGACCATCCCGATCGTCGTCGTCGGACTCGCCGCCAAGCCGCTCATCGAGGGCCCGCTCGCCTCGCTGTGGGTGGTCGCCGGCTCGCTGATCGCCGGCAGCGGCGTGATGTGGGCGGCGGACCAGATGGGCCGGCACAAGCGGGGCGAGGACGACACCTCGTTCAAGGACGCGATGCTGGTCGGCAGCTCGCAGATCCTCGCCCTGCTCTTCCCCGGCTTCTCGCGCTCCGGCGCCACCATGTCCACCGCGCTCATCCTCGACCTGGACCGCGTGGCAGCCACCCGGCTCTCCTTCTTCCTCGGCATCCCCGCCCTGACCGGCGCCGGCCTGTACGAGCTCAAGGACGCCCTGGGCACCGGGGTGGGCGCGGCGCCGCTGGCCGTCGGCACGGTCGTCTCGTTCGTCGTGGCGTACGCCTCCATCGCCTGGTTGCTGAAGTTCGTCGCCAAGCACTCGTTCAACGCCTTCGTGATCTACCGGGTCGTGGTGGGTGTGCTGCTGTTCGGGCTGCTCGGGGCGGGTGTGCTGCACAGTTGA
- a CDS encoding SMP-30/gluconolactonase/LRE family protein has translation MDRPTALLPRHYVEVGPGPEDVVADPRGRVLTGVADGRILRLDALADPVAARVEVIAETGGRPLGLELLPDGDLLVCDAERGLLRVDTGDGTVRILADSVAGEPLRFCSNAVSLSDGSVYFTVSSRRYPLEHWIGDIVEHTGTGRLLRLAPGGDTPEVVLDGLQFANGVAAGADESFLLVAETGARRLLRHWLTGPKAGRSEPFAENLPGMPDNLWRGAPDGPVWVALAGPRVPALDLLHRGAPGVRAAAARLAVRAPFRPTGTIGVMAFDDQGRVVHHLGRRHSGYRMATSVCEAAGHLVLGSVRERGVAVCAAPAPK, from the coding sequence ATGGACCGCCCCACGGCACTCCTCCCACGTCACTACGTCGAGGTGGGCCCCGGCCCCGAGGACGTGGTCGCCGACCCGCGCGGCCGGGTCCTCACCGGCGTCGCGGACGGCCGCATCCTGCGGCTCGACGCCCTCGCCGACCCGGTCGCGGCCCGCGTCGAGGTGATCGCCGAGACGGGTGGCAGGCCACTCGGGCTCGAACTCCTCCCGGACGGCGACCTGCTGGTGTGCGACGCCGAACGCGGACTGCTGCGCGTCGACACCGGCGACGGCACGGTCCGGATCCTCGCTGACTCGGTGGCGGGAGAGCCGCTGCGCTTCTGCAGCAACGCCGTCTCCCTCTCCGACGGCAGCGTCTACTTCACCGTGTCCAGCCGCCGGTACCCGCTGGAGCACTGGATCGGCGACATCGTCGAACACACCGGAACGGGACGGCTGCTGCGGCTCGCCCCCGGCGGTGACACACCCGAGGTGGTGCTGGACGGCCTGCAGTTCGCCAACGGGGTCGCCGCCGGCGCCGACGAGTCCTTCCTCCTCGTCGCCGAGACCGGCGCCCGCCGGCTCCTGCGCCACTGGCTCACCGGCCCGAAGGCCGGCCGGAGCGAGCCGTTCGCCGAGAACCTCCCGGGCATGCCCGACAACCTCTGGCGCGGCGCGCCCGACGGACCGGTCTGGGTCGCGCTCGCCGGGCCCCGCGTCCCGGCCCTCGACCTGCTCCACCGCGGCGCGCCCGGCGTCCGTGCCGCCGCCGCGCGTCTGGCCGTGCGCGCACCCTTCCGCCCCACGGGCACGATCGGCGTCATGGCCTTCGACGACCAGGGCCGCGTGGTCCACCACCTGGGCCGCCGTCACTCCGGCTACCGCATGGCCACCAGCGTGTGCGAAGCGGCCGGGCACCTCGTCCTGGGCAGCGTCCGGGAACGGGGCGTGGCGGTCTGCGCGGCACCCGCCCCGAAGTGA
- a CDS encoding FadR/GntR family transcriptional regulator has translation MNLSDSRTAGQPAGQPLRRVSAMEAVLAHLRGAIERGEYAIGDKLPSEAELCRALEVSRPVLREALRALQTMGLTVSRTGKGTFVVASTVEDPTFGDYAASDLLEVRRHVEIPVAGYAARRRTPENLDHLAHLLDRMERETDTTAWVAMDTLFHLAVAEAAQNPVFRRVIEEIRDALARQSAFLNELGGRREQSNREHRAIVEALTDGSEHDAVEAMAHHLDRVETTLTDIVRSPRTDSDLPTEGEPQA, from the coding sequence GTGAACCTGTCAGACAGCCGGACAGCCGGACAACCCGCAGGGCAGCCCTTGCGACGCGTCAGTGCCATGGAAGCGGTGCTGGCGCACCTGCGCGGTGCCATCGAACGCGGTGAGTACGCCATCGGCGACAAGCTCCCCTCCGAGGCGGAGCTGTGCCGGGCCCTGGAGGTCTCCCGGCCGGTGCTGCGGGAGGCGCTGCGGGCGCTGCAGACCATGGGTCTGACCGTGTCCAGGACCGGCAAGGGCACCTTCGTCGTGGCCAGTACCGTCGAGGACCCCACCTTCGGCGACTACGCGGCCAGCGACCTGCTGGAGGTGCGCCGCCACGTCGAGATCCCGGTCGCCGGCTACGCGGCCCGGCGCCGCACCCCGGAGAACCTCGACCACCTGGCCCACCTGCTGGACCGGATGGAGCGGGAGACGGACACCACCGCGTGGGTCGCCATGGACACGCTGTTCCATCTCGCCGTCGCCGAGGCCGCCCAGAACCCGGTCTTCCGCCGGGTCATCGAGGAGATCCGGGACGCGCTGGCCCGCCAGTCCGCCTTCCTCAACGAGCTGGGCGGCCGCCGCGAGCAGTCCAACCGTGAGCACCGGGCGATCGTCGAGGCGCTGACCGACGGTTCCGAGCACGACGCGGTGGAGGCCATGGCCCACCACCTCGACCGCGTCGAGACGACCCTCACCGACATCGTGCGTTCCCCGCGCACGGACTCGGACCTCCCCACGGAAGGTGAACCCCAGGCGTGA
- a CDS encoding glutaminase, with protein sequence MAIMTSSTTFQPVLERIAEEIERTPGRGRPADYIPALAACDPRSFGMAVADPDGTVYGVGDWRRPFSAQSLTKVFTLALDLAREGDALWEHVGREPSGNPFNSLVQLEYENGIPRNPFINAGALVVTDRLHTRTGDASGELLSFLRTESGNPGLTFDREVAASESAHGDRNAALGHFMASYGNIDNPVPTLLEQYFRQCSIAASCADLALATGFLARHGIRADGTRLLTRSQAKQINAIMLTCGTYDAAGDFAYRVGLPGKSGVGGGIIAVVPGHCTLCVWSPGLDERGNSVAGVAALDRFTTLTGLSVF encoded by the coding sequence ATGGCGATCATGACGTCGTCGACGACCTTCCAGCCGGTCCTGGAGCGCATCGCAGAGGAGATCGAGCGGACCCCCGGCCGTGGCCGGCCCGCCGACTACATCCCGGCGCTCGCCGCCTGCGACCCGCGCAGCTTCGGCATGGCCGTCGCCGACCCCGACGGCACGGTGTACGGCGTGGGGGACTGGCGGCGGCCGTTCTCCGCGCAGTCATTGACCAAGGTTTTCACGCTGGCCCTCGACCTGGCCCGCGAGGGCGACGCCCTGTGGGAGCACGTGGGCCGCGAGCCCTCCGGCAACCCCTTCAACTCCCTCGTCCAGCTGGAGTACGAGAACGGCATCCCGCGCAACCCGTTCATCAACGCGGGCGCCCTCGTCGTCACCGACCGGCTGCACACCCGTACCGGCGACGCGTCGGGCGAACTGCTGTCGTTCCTGCGGACGGAGAGCGGCAACCCCGGCCTGACCTTCGACCGGGAGGTCGCCGCCTCCGAGTCCGCCCACGGCGACCGCAACGCCGCGCTCGGGCACTTCATGGCGTCCTACGGCAACATCGACAACCCCGTGCCGACGCTCCTGGAGCAGTACTTCCGGCAGTGCTCGATCGCCGCGTCCTGCGCCGACCTCGCGCTCGCCACGGGCTTCCTCGCCCGGCACGGCATCCGCGCCGACGGCACCCGTCTGCTCACCCGCAGCCAGGCCAAGCAGATCAACGCGATCATGCTGACCTGCGGCACCTACGACGCTGCGGGCGACTTCGCGTACCGCGTGGGCCTGCCCGGCAAGAGCGGGGTCGGCGGCGGCATCATCGCGGTCGTGCCCGGCCACTGCACCCTGTGCGTGTGGAGCCCGGGCCTCGACGAGCGGGGCAACTCGGTGGCGGGCGTGGCGGCGCTCGACCGCTTCACGACCCTGACCGGCCTGTCGGTCTTCTGA